A region from the Salicibibacter cibarius genome encodes:
- a CDS encoding DUF3817 domain-containing protein, with the protein MKNFLLKWFRCVGHIEGLSLVTLLFVAMPLKYMAGYDTVVSFVGMAHGILYILYMAFVLLLTLTIRWSWKWIFGSSAVAFIPFGNFILDARLKKADFSQPESNVEGAMK; encoded by the coding sequence ATGAAAAACTTTTTATTAAAATGGTTTCGATGTGTGGGACACATCGAAGGCCTTTCACTCGTCACACTTCTATTTGTGGCTATGCCACTAAAATATATGGCCGGTTATGATACTGTTGTTTCTTTTGTAGGGATGGCCCATGGGATCCTTTACATCCTGTACATGGCGTTCGTTCTACTCTTAACTCTTACCATACGCTGGTCATGGAAATGGATCTTCGGTTCAAGCGCCGTCGCATTTATCCCATTCGGCAACTTTATCCTCGATGCACGGTTGAAAAAAGCTGATTTTTCACAGCCGGAATCAAACGTCGAAGGTGCAATGAAATAA
- the ltrA gene encoding group II intron reverse transcriptase/maturase, with amino-acid sequence MQALRYWDYYDMTEIFTDLYEKSIERQSFSRLYDVITSRENILLAYRTIKSNKGSKTSGTDGKTIADLKSWSEEDLIAEVGSKLKNYCPKKVRRKWIEKDNGKWRPLGIPCILDRIIQQCFKQVLEPIAEAQFYNHSYGFRPLRSAHHAMARIQFLINQAHFHFVVDIDIKSFFDNINHTLLIKQLWNMGIQDRKVMACISKMLKAEIDGEGTPVRGVPQGGLLSTLLSNVVLNDLDQWVADQWEFFPLSKPYQSKEGERNAKKRTRLKEGYLIRYADDFKILCKDGETAQKWYHAVRLYLKDRLKLDISPEKSQIVNLRKKESEFLGFTIRANKKGKKRVAHTGIKAVKKQKIKQEAKKLIRRIRSSPSALNALLFNSFVSGLHQYFKRATKVNLEFSRLAYDLQPYIYNRLGPVGKYEHPNNPPPTYKKLYKQSFKTFKICGVYLFPLADVKTVHAMGFTPTVTPYTKKGREKIHKRLRPDLGREIGVLMKATIPHRSVEYLDNRISRYSMKMGKCEITGMELPASEVHCHHYIPRQLGGTDQFHNLRIVHKDVHRLIHHTDDEKVRILLRQYKINALQLEKINRYREQCRLRSIEQS; translated from the coding sequence ATGCAAGCTTTACGTTATTGGGATTACTACGATATGACGGAAATATTCACGGATTTGTATGAAAAGTCCATCGAACGCCAAAGCTTTTCTCGTCTCTATGATGTCATCACATCACGGGAAAATATCCTTTTAGCCTATCGGACCATCAAATCCAACAAAGGTTCAAAGACATCGGGAACCGACGGGAAAACCATTGCCGATTTAAAATCGTGGTCGGAAGAAGATTTAATCGCTGAAGTCGGAAGCAAACTCAAAAACTACTGCCCAAAGAAAGTACGAAGGAAGTGGATTGAAAAAGATAACGGGAAATGGCGACCACTGGGCATTCCATGTATACTTGATCGTATTATCCAGCAATGTTTTAAACAAGTGCTGGAACCGATTGCGGAAGCACAATTTTACAATCACAGCTATGGATTTCGCCCACTTCGGTCTGCTCATCATGCCATGGCAAGAATCCAATTTTTGATTAATCAGGCACACTTCCACTTTGTGGTAGACATTGATATCAAAAGTTTCTTTGACAATATCAATCACACACTACTGATCAAGCAATTGTGGAATATGGGCATACAAGATCGCAAAGTGATGGCATGCATCTCGAAAATGCTAAAAGCTGAGATCGACGGAGAGGGAACTCCAGTTCGTGGCGTGCCGCAAGGTGGATTGTTGTCAACGTTACTTTCAAATGTCGTGTTGAATGATTTAGACCAATGGGTCGCCGATCAATGGGAGTTCTTCCCGTTATCAAAACCCTATCAATCCAAAGAAGGCGAAAGAAATGCCAAGAAACGCACCCGACTCAAAGAAGGTTACCTTATCCGTTATGCAGATGACTTTAAAATCCTCTGTAAAGATGGGGAAACAGCTCAGAAATGGTATCATGCGGTTCGCCTATACCTCAAAGACCGTTTGAAACTGGATATATCGCCAGAGAAATCCCAAATTGTGAATCTGAGGAAAAAGGAATCGGAATTTCTCGGGTTCACCATCCGTGCGAATAAAAAGGGCAAAAAGAGAGTTGCGCATACAGGGATCAAAGCAGTGAAAAAGCAGAAGATCAAACAAGAAGCGAAAAAGCTTATTCGAAGAATAAGATCTTCCCCATCTGCACTCAACGCACTCCTCTTCAATAGTTTTGTTTCTGGACTGCATCAATACTTTAAACGAGCCACAAAAGTAAATCTAGAGTTCTCGCGTCTTGCCTACGATCTTCAACCGTACATCTACAATCGTCTCGGACCTGTAGGAAAATATGAACACCCTAATAATCCGCCACCCACGTATAAAAAGCTCTATAAACAAAGCTTTAAAACGTTCAAAATTTGTGGCGTGTATTTATTTCCCCTTGCCGATGTAAAAACCGTCCATGCGATGGGTTTTACGCCAACCGTTACCCCTTACACGAAGAAAGGTAGGGAAAAGATTCACAAACGGTTACGTCCAGATTTAGGGCGAGAGATCGGGGTGCTGATGAAAGCAACGATTCCTCATCGAAGTGTCGAATATTTGGATAATCGAATCAGCCGATACAGCATGAAAATGGGGAAATGCGAGATTACAGGCATGGAGTTGCCCGCCTCGGAAGTTCATTGCCATCATTACATTCCAAGGCAGCTGGGTGGAACCGATCAATTTCATAACTTGCGAATTGTTCATAAGGATGTACACCGTCTCATCCATCATACGGATGATGAAAAGGTGCGAATCCTTCTTCGTCAATATAAAATCAACGCATTGCAATTAGAAAAGATCAACAGGTATCGAGAACAATGTAGATTACGAAGCATCGAGCAATCCTAA
- a CDS encoding S-ribosylhomocysteine lyase encodes MEARVESFELDHTKVKAPYVRHAGTQKVGSDGIVHKFDLRFAQPNVTNMTPPVIHTLEHLLALNIRGYADAYDHFEVIDLSPMGCQTGFYLIVNGAAEVAEIIDILEKTLKAGLEYDYVPAATEEQCGQAKLHDLEEAKTWMRDWLKQDRKALEEVF; translated from the coding sequence ATGGAAGCGCGTGTTGAAAGTTTCGAGCTTGACCATACAAAAGTGAAAGCGCCATACGTCCGTCATGCTGGGACGCAAAAGGTAGGCAGTGATGGCATCGTTCATAAATTCGATCTTCGTTTTGCCCAGCCGAATGTGACGAACATGACGCCGCCGGTGATTCATACGCTGGAACATCTGCTGGCTTTGAATATACGTGGGTACGCCGATGCTTACGACCATTTTGAAGTGATTGACCTTTCCCCGATGGGATGCCAAACCGGTTTCTACCTCATCGTTAACGGAGCGGCGGAAGTTGCCGAGATCATTGATATTTTGGAGAAAACGTTAAAAGCCGGGCTCGAATATGACTATGTTCCTGCAGCCACCGAAGAACAATGCGGCCAGGCGAAACTCCATGATTTGGAAGAAGCGAAAACGTGGATGCGGGATTGGCTAAAACAAGATCGTAAAGCATTGGAAGAAGTATTTTAA
- a CDS encoding NAD(P)H-dependent flavin oxidoreductase translates to MWYETEAQSHLEIKYPIIQAGMAGGTTTPELVAAVSNSGGLGTLGAGYMAPEQIRSAIRAIKGLTDAPFAVNLFIPSPEHPREQEQSYIETGLKLTERYRQKFNLEPPQINQVEENFDEQLNVVLEEEVPCFSFTFGLLPMRMLQKLKAQNITTIGTATTVNEAIELDLAGVDLIVAQGSEAGGHRGTFLQSSMEQAMVGTMALVPQIVDHVDVPVIASGGIMDGRGIAAALMLGASGVQMGTAFLTCNESGAQDVHKEEISQSNEADTMITKAFSGKEARGIKNRFMEEMADKNDAIPPYPIQNAATKDIRKAAGQQKNPDYMSLWAGQGVRLSESITAKELVDRLVEETDALLR, encoded by the coding sequence ATGTGGTACGAAACGGAGGCCCAATCACATCTGGAAATCAAGTATCCGATTATTCAAGCCGGGATGGCTGGTGGCACAACGACGCCGGAGCTTGTTGCCGCGGTGTCAAACAGCGGTGGTCTCGGCACGCTGGGAGCAGGGTATATGGCTCCGGAACAGATTCGATCAGCGATTCGCGCCATTAAAGGATTAACGGACGCACCATTCGCGGTTAACCTGTTCATCCCTTCTCCCGAGCATCCAAGGGAACAAGAGCAGTCTTACATCGAAACCGGATTGAAACTGACGGAGCGTTACCGGCAAAAATTTAATCTTGAACCCCCGCAAATAAATCAAGTTGAAGAAAATTTCGATGAGCAATTAAACGTCGTTTTAGAAGAGGAAGTGCCTTGCTTCAGTTTCACATTTGGTCTTCTTCCAATGCGAATGCTTCAAAAATTAAAAGCGCAAAACATCACCACAATAGGAACCGCGACGACTGTAAATGAAGCAATCGAACTTGACCTAGCCGGCGTTGACCTCATTGTGGCGCAGGGGAGTGAGGCAGGCGGACATCGCGGTACATTTTTACAGTCCTCGATGGAGCAAGCAATGGTTGGAACGATGGCACTGGTGCCACAAATCGTCGATCATGTGGATGTTCCGGTTATTGCTTCCGGTGGGATTATGGATGGAAGGGGGATCGCAGCCGCGCTTATGTTGGGCGCGTCCGGGGTGCAAATGGGTACAGCTTTTCTCACGTGTAACGAAAGTGGCGCGCAAGATGTGCATAAAGAGGAAATTTCACAAAGTAATGAAGCTGATACAATGATCACAAAAGCCTTTTCAGGAAAAGAAGCGAGAGGCATTAAGAATCGATTTATGGAAGAAATGGCTGATAAAAATGATGCTATTCCCCCATACCCCATTCAAAATGCTGCAACAAAAGATATTCGAAAAGCGGCCGGTCAACAAAAAAACCCGGATTACATGTCATTGTGGGCAGGGCAAGGTGTAAGGCTTAGCGAATCAATCACCGCTAAGGAACTTGTTGATAGGTTGGTAGAAGAGACGGACGCTTTACTCCGGTGA
- a CDS encoding Lrp/AsnC family transcriptional regulator — MAVTKEKELELIRILEHHGRIETDVLAKMLDENEDDVKNCMKKLEDEKIILSYGAIIDWNKVTTEDHIAAMIDVKVTPQREVGFDEVAARIQRFPEVTALYLMSGTYDLSVMVEGQTMEGVARFVSNKLSTLDAVLSTTTHFRLKKYKHDGVIFNQEEKDRRMVVSP; from the coding sequence ATGGCAGTGACAAAAGAGAAAGAATTGGAGCTCATTCGTATACTTGAGCATCATGGGCGCATCGAAACGGATGTGCTCGCGAAAATGTTGGACGAAAACGAAGATGATGTAAAAAATTGTATGAAAAAACTTGAAGACGAAAAGATTATTTTGAGCTATGGAGCAATTATTGATTGGAATAAAGTGACCACGGAAGATCACATTGCCGCCATGATCGATGTAAAAGTTACCCCTCAGCGTGAGGTTGGTTTTGATGAAGTGGCTGCGCGTATTCAGCGTTTCCCGGAAGTCACCGCCCTATACTTGATGTCAGGGACTTATGATCTTTCCGTAATGGTCGAAGGGCAAACGATGGAGGGCGTTGCTCGCTTTGTGTCCAATAAGCTGTCTACACTGGACGCGGTATTGTCAACGACGACGCATTTTCGATTGAAAAAATATAAACATGACGGCGTTATTTTCAATCAAGAGGAAAAAGATCGCCGTATGGTGGTGTCACCATGA
- a CDS encoding siderophore ABC transporter substrate-binding protein, translating to MGKKQLFGILIGMSMTAALAACGGENNDEATGDEENPSSETEEITIEHDLGEANVPVNPETVVSFDNGVTDSIRELGGNISGIPKAGSVPEYLSEFESDEYEDVGDLFEPNFELINEMQPDVIFISGRASDNYEELSEIAPTVYMDIDDGDFMGSLEENVTTLGEIFDAEDEAENQLDEVQTRVSEVSDQVNEADEDGLILSVDDGSASAYGAGSRFGIIHDALEVTPADEEIDSETHGENVSFEYIADVDPDNLFVLDRGATVGSDEEASLNEILNNELVESTTAAQNDKITQMTGDYWYLSYGGLESTNHMIDEVEEAFEES from the coding sequence ATGGGGAAAAAGCAACTATTTGGAATACTTATCGGTATGTCAATGACTGCTGCACTTGCCGCGTGCGGCGGGGAAAATAACGATGAAGCGACAGGTGATGAAGAGAATCCATCATCGGAAACGGAAGAAATCACCATTGAGCATGATTTGGGAGAAGCGAATGTGCCTGTAAACCCGGAAACCGTTGTGTCCTTTGATAACGGCGTAACAGACTCCATTCGGGAGCTAGGAGGCAATATTAGCGGCATTCCCAAAGCAGGAAGTGTCCCGGAATATTTGTCAGAGTTTGAAAGCGATGAATACGAAGATGTAGGCGATCTTTTTGAACCTAACTTTGAATTGATTAATGAAATGCAACCGGATGTCATTTTTATTTCCGGGCGTGCCTCCGACAATTATGAAGAACTGAGCGAAATTGCCCCAACTGTTTATATGGATATTGATGACGGGGACTTTATGGGATCATTAGAAGAAAACGTTACAACATTAGGGGAAATTTTTGACGCTGAAGATGAAGCAGAAAATCAATTGGACGAAGTACAAACAAGAGTTTCCGAAGTTAGTGACCAGGTGAATGAAGCTGACGAAGACGGTTTAATTCTTTCTGTAGATGATGGTTCGGCAAGTGCTTATGGTGCAGGCTCCCGTTTTGGCATTATCCATGATGCACTTGAAGTCACTCCGGCGGATGAAGAAATTGATTCAGAAACGCATGGGGAAAATGTATCCTTTGAATACATTGCGGATGTTGACCCGGATAATCTGTTCGTCTTGGATCGTGGCGCAACCGTCGGAAGCGACGAAGAAGCAAGCCTAAATGAAATCCTTAATAATGAACTCGTCGAATCAACTACTGCTGCTCAAAATGATAAAATCACCCAAATGACCGGTGATTACTGGTATCTAAGCTATGGCGGGTTAGAATCCACGAATCATATGATCGACGAAGTTGAAGAGGCTTTTGAAGAATCATAG
- the htpX gene encoding protease HtpX: MGKRIGLFILTNILVLTTVAIVWSLITTFTTIDGSFQSSDGVLGINVLSLLIFSLLLGFGGALFSLAISRWVAKKMMRIKVLDPEKNLNQAERAIVEKVHRMAGAAGLVHMPEVGVYQSKEVNAFATGPTKKRSLIAVSTGLLQEMDENAVEGVIAHEIAHVDNGDMVTMTLLQGIVNTFVVFLSRVAAIILSRFVRPELQFIVQIAAIIILQILFSILGSLVVNAYSRHREYHADRGGADFAGKDKMTHALRSLQNYANRAQVDDHTDDSALQTMKINGKRGFAQLFSTHPDLQDRIDRLEQS; this comes from the coding sequence GTGGGGAAAAGAATCGGACTTTTTATTTTAACGAACATTCTCGTTTTGACAACGGTGGCCATCGTTTGGTCGTTGATTACAACGTTTACGACTATCGATGGCTCCTTTCAATCCAGCGACGGGGTATTGGGCATTAATGTCCTCTCCTTGTTAATTTTCAGTTTATTGCTCGGGTTCGGGGGCGCGTTATTCTCCTTGGCTATTTCTCGTTGGGTCGCGAAGAAAATGATGCGCATAAAAGTTTTGGATCCTGAAAAAAACTTAAACCAGGCGGAACGTGCCATCGTTGAAAAAGTACATCGAATGGCGGGCGCCGCAGGGCTTGTTCATATGCCCGAGGTGGGGGTTTATCAATCGAAGGAAGTGAACGCCTTCGCAACCGGTCCTACGAAAAAGCGGTCACTCATTGCAGTATCCACCGGATTATTGCAAGAAATGGATGAAAATGCCGTAGAGGGAGTCATCGCCCATGAGATTGCCCATGTGGACAACGGGGATATGGTGACGATGACGTTGTTGCAAGGGATCGTCAACACATTTGTCGTCTTTTTATCACGGGTAGCAGCGATTATCTTATCGCGGTTTGTGCGCCCTGAGCTACAATTTATCGTGCAGATTGCTGCCATCATCATTTTGCAAATCCTCTTCTCCATCCTCGGCAGCCTTGTCGTTAACGCGTATTCCCGCCACCGGGAATACCACGCGGACCGGGGCGGAGCCGATTTTGCAGGAAAAGATAAAATGACCCATGCACTGCGTTCGCTGCAAAACTATGCAAATCGTGCACAAGTGGATGATCATACGGACGATTCAGCACTGCAAACGATGAAAATCAATGGAAAACGCGGGTTCGCACAGTTATTTTCCACCCACCCGGACCTACAGGATCGCATTGATCGTTTGGAGCAATCGTGA
- a CDS encoding cysteine hydrolase family protein has translation MKGYISHYHKEPTVAMLIIDMINDLEFENGEKLYEPMRAAANQIAALKAQAKSFHIPVIYVNDNYGFWQSDFRELVNHCLSENVRGQEIVRILPPDDEDYFVLKPQFSGFFYTPLDLLLRYLNVRTLILTGASGNMCVQFTANDAYMRGYHSIVPRDCIASVHNHENEEAIQMMEKVLKVSTTPAAELSMRNVITEAQAYYEDT, from the coding sequence ATGAAAGGATACATCAGTCATTATCATAAAGAACCGACCGTTGCAATGCTCATCATTGATATGATCAACGACTTGGAATTCGAAAATGGGGAAAAATTGTATGAACCAATGCGAGCCGCGGCCAATCAAATTGCAGCACTAAAAGCGCAGGCAAAATCGTTTCATATTCCGGTTATTTACGTCAACGATAATTATGGATTTTGGCAAAGTGACTTTCGGGAACTTGTCAACCATTGCCTCTCCGAAAATGTCCGCGGCCAAGAAATTGTCCGTATCCTCCCGCCGGATGATGAGGACTATTTTGTGTTAAAACCGCAGTTTTCCGGCTTTTTTTATACCCCGCTCGACCTTCTGTTGCGCTACCTAAACGTACGCACGTTGATTTTAACCGGAGCATCCGGCAATATGTGTGTCCAGTTCACGGCAAACGATGCCTATATGCGGGGATATCACTCGATTGTCCCTCGCGATTGCATTGCTTCGGTTCACAACCATGAGAACGAAGAAGCCATTCAAATGATGGAAAAAGTTTTAAAGGTATCTACGACCCCGGCTGCTGAATTATCGATGCGCAATGTCATTACCGAGGCGCAGGCGTATTACGAAGATACTTGA
- a CDS encoding tetraprenyl-beta-curcumene synthase family protein, protein MTKSTPSNPVRILQRAKKETLPKAHQQLESWKREGQNIKDKEIREQATWTVSDKTFHCEGGSILALLAGDNQDAYIEFMVAYQSICDYLDTLCDKNDAHNPDDFRSMHQALLDSLEPYGQINNYYQYRPGFEDDGYLEKMVKHCREAIVKFPGFSAMKADMKDVSQYYIDFQVYKHVEEDQREQLLVNFYNENKDLVPGMRWYEFSCAVASTLALYCLAAYAASGPRTKEESKRLKDAYFPWLQGLHIMLDYFIDQEEDRQENEMNFVAYYENKNDMLERFKYIDHEATKRLKGLPDEKFHLLIKKGLYALYLSDGKVKANEASKKDAKEIIKLGGKQASFFVQNLWILKRTI, encoded by the coding sequence ATGACTAAATCTACACCTTCCAACCCGGTAAGGATTTTACAAAGAGCGAAAAAAGAAACGTTGCCGAAAGCTCATCAACAACTTGAGTCTTGGAAAAGAGAAGGGCAGAACATAAAAGATAAAGAAATTCGTGAGCAGGCAACATGGACCGTAAGCGATAAAACATTCCATTGTGAAGGCGGGAGCATATTAGCTTTACTTGCCGGGGATAACCAAGATGCTTACATTGAATTTATGGTTGCCTATCAATCCATTTGTGATTATTTGGATACCCTTTGCGATAAAAATGACGCACATAACCCCGATGATTTTCGGTCCATGCACCAAGCGTTATTGGATAGTTTAGAGCCATATGGGCAGATCAACAATTATTACCAATACCGACCGGGATTTGAAGATGATGGCTACTTAGAAAAAATGGTCAAGCATTGCAGGGAGGCTATTGTTAAATTTCCGGGTTTTTCTGCCATGAAAGCGGACATGAAAGACGTATCCCAATACTACATTGATTTTCAAGTCTATAAACATGTGGAAGAAGACCAGCGTGAACAATTATTAGTCAACTTTTACAATGAAAACAAGGATTTGGTCCCAGGCATGCGCTGGTACGAGTTTTCGTGTGCCGTTGCATCAACACTCGCTCTGTATTGCCTCGCGGCATACGCGGCAAGTGGCCCAAGGACGAAAGAAGAATCCAAACGTCTGAAAGATGCCTATTTCCCGTGGTTGCAAGGGTTGCATATTATGCTCGATTACTTTATTGATCAAGAAGAAGATCGACAGGAAAATGAAATGAATTTTGTAGCATACTATGAAAATAAGAATGATATGCTTGAACGATTTAAATACATCGATCATGAAGCGACAAAAAGACTCAAGGGACTGCCCGATGAGAAATTTCATTTATTGATTAAAAAAGGGTTATACGCGCTTTACTTATCCGATGGCAAAGTTAAGGCAAACGAAGCGTCTAAAAAAGACGCAAAAGAAATCATCAAACTTGGCGGAAAACAAGCCTCCTTCTTTGTTCAAAACCTATGGATTCTCAAAAGAACCATTTAA
- a CDS encoding FixH family protein codes for MKMKMLGCGLFSVFLVACGAEGDQAEGDPGSTEAIDVEVTMPEEMDTGEHMLETQVTQEDEAVTDADEVVFEVWEDGSKEDSDMIEQEAENDGVYSAEYTFEEDGIYLVQPHVTARGMHSMPVHHIIVGDVDQEDIDAFDEDAIDLESDFMDDHDHDDH; via the coding sequence ATGAAAATGAAAATGCTTGGTTGTGGACTCTTTTCTGTTTTCCTTGTCGCTTGTGGGGCTGAGGGAGATCAAGCGGAAGGGGATCCGGGTTCTACGGAAGCGATCGACGTGGAAGTGACAATGCCTGAAGAAATGGACACAGGTGAGCACATGTTAGAGACACAAGTGACGCAAGAAGATGAGGCGGTTACGGATGCGGACGAAGTCGTTTTTGAAGTCTGGGAAGATGGAAGCAAAGAAGACAGTGATATGATCGAACAAGAAGCGGAAAATGATGGGGTCTACAGTGCCGAGTACACGTTTGAAGAGGATGGCATTTATCTTGTACAACCCCATGTGACGGCAAGAGGTATGCATTCGATGCCTGTCCATCATATCATCGTCGGAGACGTAGATCAGGAAGACATAGACGCGTTCGATGAAGACGCCATTGATCTCGAAAGTGATTTCATGGACGATCACGACCATGATGATCACTAA
- a CDS encoding aminotransferase has product MKQHTVQTTTKKKRLSRAVSSIEPSGIRRFFDLAATMEDCISLGVGEPDFVTPWNVREASMASLEQGYTSYTSNAGMIELRTAISGYMFDRFGVGYDPEEEIIVTVGASEAIDLAIRATIDPGDEVLVATPAFVSYEPLVTMSGAVPVPVPTDASTDFKLTKERLEAAITERSRAIILSFPNNPTGAVMNDVELQAIAEVAEAHDLLVFSDEIYAELSYDTPHTAFSALNRMRDRTVLISGFSKAFAMTGWRLGYVCAPNDITQAMLKIHQYSLMCAPTPAQHGALEALRNGRETVEKMTNSYRARRNYIVHALNEAGLTCRFPGGSFYAFPSVEATGMDDETFAEQLLIEEKVAVVPGSVFGKGGEGHVRCSYATSMDALQTATARIEAFVQRHAQ; this is encoded by the coding sequence ATGAAGCAACACACGGTGCAAACGACAACGAAAAAAAAGCGACTTTCACGGGCGGTTTCCAGTATTGAACCCTCCGGCATCCGCCGTTTTTTTGATTTGGCCGCAACTATGGAAGATTGCATTTCCCTGGGCGTTGGCGAACCTGATTTTGTCACGCCTTGGAATGTGCGGGAAGCCTCTATGGCATCCCTGGAGCAAGGATACACCTCCTACACATCGAATGCCGGCATGATTGAATTGCGTACGGCTATTAGCGGGTATATGTTTGACCGTTTTGGCGTGGGCTATGATCCGGAAGAGGAAATAATTGTTACGGTAGGGGCTAGCGAGGCGATCGATCTTGCCATACGGGCGACGATTGATCCGGGTGATGAAGTGCTGGTAGCAACACCTGCGTTCGTCTCGTATGAGCCGTTGGTTACAATGTCAGGAGCGGTACCCGTGCCTGTCCCGACCGATGCTTCCACTGATTTTAAATTGACGAAAGAACGTTTGGAAGCAGCAATCACCGAGCGTAGCCGCGCGATCATTCTCTCGTTTCCGAACAATCCAACGGGAGCGGTCATGAACGATGTTGAGCTTCAGGCGATTGCGGAGGTAGCGGAAGCCCATGATTTGCTCGTTTTTTCCGATGAGATTTACGCGGAGCTCAGTTATGACACGCCGCACACCGCCTTTTCGGCACTGAACCGTATGCGCGACCGAACCGTGTTAATTTCCGGGTTCTCCAAAGCATTTGCCATGACAGGTTGGCGGCTCGGTTACGTTTGCGCACCTAACGATATTACGCAAGCGATGTTGAAAATTCATCAGTATTCCCTCATGTGTGCCCCGACACCGGCGCAACATGGTGCGTTGGAAGCATTGCGAAATGGGAGAGAAACTGTGGAAAAAATGACGAACAGTTATCGTGCCCGGCGCAATTACATTGTACACGCGTTAAATGAGGCGGGATTAACTTGTCGTTTTCCCGGCGGATCTTTTTACGCGTTTCCATCGGTGGAAGCGACGGGGATGGATGATGAAACATTTGCCGAACAATTGCTGATAGAGGAAAAAGTGGCGGTAGTGCCGGGATCGGTATTCGGGAAGGGCGGTGAAGGCCACGTTCGTTGTTCATACGCAACGTCTATGGATGCCCTGCAAACAGCAACCGCCCGCATCGAAGCGTTCGTCCAACGGCATGCCCAATAA
- a CDS encoding RNA-guided endonuclease InsQ/TnpB family protein has product MVENRHLAKSVHDAGWGAFCQKLDYKCKNNGGSFVRIKPHYTSQNCSSCGERVKMALSVRAHVCQSCGTVLDRDHNAAINIVSNCINKRFRL; this is encoded by the coding sequence ATGGTGGAAAACCGCCATTTGGCAAAATCGGTTCATGACGCTGGTTGGGGTGCTTTTTGTCAAAAACTTGACTACAAGTGTAAAAATAATGGTGGCTCATTTGTAAGAATTAAACCCCATTATACCAGTCAAAACTGTTCCAGCTGCGGGGAGCGTGTGAAAATGGCCCTGTCCGTTCGCGCGCACGTATGCCAGTCATGCGGCACCGTTTTAGACCGCGACCATAATGCTGCCATCAATATTGTGTCCAACTGTATAAATAAAAGGTTTCGACTGTAG
- the ant(9) gene encoding aminoglycoside nucleotidyltransferase ANT(9), translating to MTDLINEKIPKEAMGALKIVEALFGSSIIGIYLFGSAVKGGLRMNSDVDVFVVVNQGLSEIIRRKLIDRLMLVSGKIGNAEFIRPLEVTVVNHKSIVPWHYPPKNEFIYGEWLREEFEKGKIQEPTYDPDLAIVLAQVRKNSVSLLGPCASEILDPVPLTDIRKAIMESLPELLEGMKGDERNVILTLARMWQTVAVGEISPKDVAADWAIPRLSIEYATLLNVARKAYRGEYVDNWEGLDAEVTAFVNHMAYFIKKEMDEK from the coding sequence GTGACCGATTTGATTAACGAAAAAATACCGAAGGAAGCGATGGGAGCACTAAAAATTGTCGAGGCGTTGTTTGGCAGTTCGATCATAGGAATCTATCTATTTGGCTCGGCAGTAAAAGGTGGCCTGCGTATGAACAGCGATGTCGATGTTTTCGTAGTTGTTAACCAAGGGTTATCTGAAATAATCCGAAGAAAACTAATAGACCGATTAATGCTTGTATCCGGGAAGATAGGAAATGCAGAATTTATACGGCCACTTGAAGTTACGGTTGTAAATCATAAATCAATTGTTCCTTGGCATTATCCTCCGAAAAATGAATTTATTTATGGGGAGTGGCTCAGGGAAGAGTTTGAAAAAGGAAAAATCCAGGAGCCAACGTATGACCCTGATTTGGCTATTGTTTTGGCACAGGTGAGAAAGAATAGCGTTTCTCTGCTTGGTCCCTGTGCATCAGAAATACTTGATCCTGTACCGCTGACAGATATTCGAAAAGCGATCATGGAGTCGTTGCCCGAATTGTTGGAGGGAATGAAAGGGGATGAACGTAACGTCATTTTGACACTCGCCCGCATGTGGCAGACAGTGGCGGTTGGTGAAATCTCTCCAAAAGATGTGGCTGCAGATTGGGCGATCCCACGGTTATCTATAGAATACGCGACGTTACTTAACGTAGCCAGAAAAGCCTATCGAGGAGAGTATGTGGATAATTGGGAAGGGTTGGACGCCGAGGTCACAGCATTCGTTAATCATATGGCCTATTTCATCAAAAAGGAGATGGATGAAAAGTGA